From Pantoea sp. Ep11b, the proteins below share one genomic window:
- the ilvA gene encoding threonine ammonia-lyase, biosynthetic, with product MAESQPLPDAPGGAEYLRAVLRSPVYEVAQVTPLQVMEKISSRLGNTILVKREDRQPVHSFKLRGAYAMIAGLNEEQKARGVVTASAGNHAQGVALSATKLGIKSLIVMPLATADIKVDAVRAFGGEAFLFGANFDEAKAKAIELSEQRGYTFVPPFDHPAVIAGQGTLGMELLQQDAHLDRVFVPVGGGGLAAGVAVLIKQLMPQIKVIAVESEDSACLKAALEAGHPVDLPRVGLFAEGVAVKRIGSETFRLCQSYIDEVITVDSDAICAAMKDLFEDVRAVAEPSGALALAGMKKYIQQHEIKGERLAHVLSGANVNFHGLRYVSERCELGEQREALLAVTIPEQQGSFLRFCQTLGGRSITEFNYRYADADKACIFVGVRLTRGMEERSEIIGELTRGGYQVVDLSDDEMAKLHVRYMVGGRPTKPLRERLFSFEFPEAPGALLKFLQTLGTHWNISLFHYRSHGTDYGRVLAAFELGSDEPRFEEHLTDLGYDFHDESQNPAFRFFLSGS from the coding sequence GTGGCCGAGTCTCAACCGCTACCCGACGCGCCAGGCGGCGCGGAGTATTTGCGCGCAGTACTGCGTTCACCGGTGTATGAAGTGGCACAGGTGACGCCGCTGCAGGTTATGGAAAAAATCTCATCGCGTCTCGGCAACACCATTCTGGTGAAGCGGGAAGATCGTCAGCCGGTGCATAGCTTCAAGCTGCGCGGGGCTTACGCGATGATTGCCGGCCTCAATGAAGAGCAGAAAGCGCGCGGCGTGGTGACGGCGTCAGCCGGAAATCACGCGCAGGGCGTGGCGCTCTCAGCCACGAAACTGGGCATCAAATCACTGATTGTGATGCCGCTGGCAACCGCAGACATCAAGGTTGATGCGGTACGCGCATTTGGCGGTGAGGCTTTCCTGTTCGGGGCCAACTTTGACGAGGCGAAAGCCAAAGCGATTGAACTCTCTGAACAGCGCGGCTATACCTTCGTTCCGCCGTTTGACCATCCGGCCGTCATTGCCGGGCAGGGCACGCTGGGCATGGAGCTGCTGCAGCAGGATGCGCACCTTGACCGGGTCTTTGTCCCGGTGGGCGGCGGTGGCCTGGCGGCCGGCGTTGCGGTGCTGATCAAGCAGCTGATGCCGCAGATCAAAGTGATCGCGGTGGAGTCAGAGGACTCCGCCTGTCTGAAAGCGGCGCTGGAGGCGGGTCATCCGGTCGACCTGCCGCGCGTCGGGCTGTTTGCTGAGGGCGTTGCGGTTAAACGGATTGGCAGCGAAACCTTCCGGCTCTGTCAGTCCTACATCGACGAAGTCATCACGGTCGACAGCGATGCGATCTGTGCGGCCATGAAAGATCTGTTTGAAGATGTTCGTGCTGTGGCGGAGCCGTCGGGTGCGCTGGCGCTGGCGGGCATGAAAAAGTATATCCAGCAGCATGAGATCAAAGGCGAGCGGCTGGCGCATGTGTTATCCGGTGCCAACGTCAATTTCCACGGGCTGCGTTACGTCTCTGAGCGCTGCGAGCTGGGCGAACAGCGTGAAGCACTGCTGGCCGTCACCATTCCGGAACAGCAGGGCAGTTTCCTGCGTTTCTGCCAGACGCTGGGCGGACGGTCTATCACTGAGTTCAACTATCGCTACGCCGATGCGGACAAAGCCTGCATCTTTGTGGGTGTGCGACTGACCCGGGGTATGGAAGAGCGCAGCGAAATCATCGGCGAGCTGACCCGTGGCGGTTATCAGGTGGTCGATCTCTCCGATGATGAGATGGCGAAACTGCATGTGCGCTACATGGTCGGCGGCCGTCCGACCAAACCGCTGCGTGAACGGCTTTTCAGTTTTGAATTCCCGGAAGCGCCGGGCGCGTTGCTGAAGTTCCTGCAGACGCTCGGCACCCACTGGAATATCTCGCTGTTCCACTACCGCAGCCACGGCACCGATTATGGCCGGGTGCTGGCCGCGTTTGAACTTGGCAGCGATGAGCCACGGTTTGAAGAGCACCTCACCGATCTGGGTTACGACTTTCACGACGAAAGCCAGAACCCGGCATTCCGCTTCTTCCTGTCAGGCAGCTGA
- a CDS encoding LysR family transcriptional regulator, whose product MDKIHAMQVFVRVAEMGSFTRAAESLGIPKGSVSRQIQALENQMATRLLHRTTRRVQLTQDGLVYYDRCLDLLSMIDDMDSLFQHEPASLSGKLRVDMSVAMATGFILPRLPEFLQHYPGIEVELSSSDRQVDVIREGFDCVIRVGELKDSGLIARKIGTHTLINCASPGYLSRFGMPTRLEELSQHAMVHYSQQLGQASPGFEYYDGRQCHYVHTGGVVTVNSTETYRAACLAGLGIIQVPAAGIQPLLESGELVEVLHRFPARPMPIHLLYPHRRNVARRVRVFMEWLSQVLQEYVT is encoded by the coding sequence ATGGACAAAATTCACGCAATGCAGGTGTTTGTGCGGGTGGCCGAAATGGGCAGTTTTACCCGTGCAGCGGAAAGTCTGGGCATCCCCAAAGGCAGCGTGTCACGCCAGATCCAGGCGCTGGAGAACCAAATGGCAACACGTTTGCTGCATCGCACTACACGCCGGGTGCAACTCACGCAGGATGGGCTGGTCTATTACGATCGCTGCCTCGACCTGCTGTCGATGATTGATGATATGGACAGCCTGTTCCAGCATGAGCCCGCCTCGCTCAGCGGCAAGCTTCGGGTGGATATGTCGGTGGCGATGGCGACCGGTTTTATCCTGCCGCGGCTGCCTGAGTTTTTGCAGCACTACCCCGGCATTGAGGTTGAGCTGAGCAGCAGCGACCGCCAGGTGGATGTGATCCGGGAAGGTTTTGACTGCGTGATTCGGGTCGGCGAACTCAAAGACTCCGGGCTGATTGCGCGAAAAATTGGTACCCATACCTTGATCAACTGCGCCAGCCCTGGCTACCTTTCGCGTTTCGGCATGCCGACCCGGCTGGAAGAGCTGTCGCAGCATGCGATGGTGCACTACAGTCAGCAGCTCGGCCAGGCCTCGCCCGGTTTTGAATATTATGATGGCCGCCAGTGCCACTATGTTCACACCGGTGGCGTAGTGACCGTGAACAGTACGGAGACCTATCGCGCCGCCTGCCTGGCCGGTCTGGGGATTATTCAGGTGCCCGCCGCCGGGATTCAGCCATTACTGGAGAGCGGTGAGCTGGTGGAGGTGCTGCATCGCTTCCCCGCCCGGCCCATGCCGATTCATCTGCTCTATCCGCACCGGCGCAATGTGGCGCGTCGCGTACGGGTTTTTATGGAGTGGCTGAGTCAGGTGTTACAGGAGTACGTCACCTGA
- a CDS encoding branched-chain amino acid transaminase codes for MSTKKADFIWFNGEMVKWEEAKVSVMSHALHYGTSVFEGVRCYDSHKGPVVFRHREHMQRLHDSAKIYRFPIKSSVDELMEACREVIRVNKLKSAYIRPLAFVGDVGLGVNPPDGFTTDVIIAAFPWGAYLGAEALENGIDAMVSSWNRVAPNTLPTAAKAGGNYLSSLLVGSEARRHGYQEGIALDTNGLISEGAGENLFEVKDGVLFTPPFTSSALPGITRDAIITLARDMGIEVREQTLSRESLYLADEVFMSGTAAEITPVRSVDRIQVGEGKCGPVTKRIQQAFFGLFTGETEDKWGWLDPVNA; via the coding sequence ATGAGCACGAAGAAAGCAGACTTTATTTGGTTCAATGGCGAGATGGTTAAGTGGGAAGAGGCGAAGGTCAGCGTTATGTCCCACGCGTTGCACTACGGTACGTCGGTATTTGAAGGCGTGCGCTGCTACGACTCTCACAAAGGACCGGTTGTGTTCCGTCATCGTGAACACATGCAACGTCTGCACGACTCCGCCAAAATCTACCGTTTCCCGATTAAAAGCAGCGTTGATGAGCTGATGGAAGCGTGCCGCGAAGTCATCCGCGTAAACAAACTGAAAAGTGCTTATATCCGTCCGCTGGCCTTTGTCGGCGATGTAGGCCTGGGCGTAAACCCGCCAGACGGTTTCACCACCGATGTGATTATCGCCGCATTCCCGTGGGGCGCATACCTGGGCGCTGAAGCCCTGGAGAACGGAATTGATGCGATGGTCTCCTCATGGAACCGCGTTGCGCCAAATACTCTGCCGACCGCCGCGAAAGCGGGCGGAAACTATCTCTCCTCACTGCTGGTGGGCAGCGAAGCCCGTCGTCACGGCTATCAGGAAGGGATCGCGCTGGATACCAATGGTCTGATTTCAGAAGGCGCAGGCGAAAACCTGTTTGAAGTCAAAGATGGCGTGCTCTTTACCCCGCCATTTACCTCTTCGGCACTGCCGGGCATCACCCGCGATGCGATCATCACGCTGGCGCGTGATATGGGTATCGAAGTGCGCGAACAGACGCTGTCGCGTGAATCTCTCTACCTGGCCGACGAAGTCTTCATGTCCGGTACTGCAGCAGAAATCACCCCTGTGCGCAGCGTGGACCGTATTCAGGTCGGCGAAGGCAAATGCGGCCCGGTCACCAAACGCATTCAGCAGGCATTCTTTGGCCTGTTCACCGGCGAGACCGAAGACAAATGGGGCTGGCTGGACCCGGTTAACGCGTAA
- a CDS encoding SDR family NAD(P)-dependent oxidoreductase, with translation MNQKVALITGANRGLGRDGALKLAARGTDIILTYRSHADEAQAVVRDIEALGRRAVALALDVGEIGQFDRFAGKVKTVLQQQWQRHTFDYLVNNAGHGHYKPFTDTTEAEFDALMNVHFRGPYFLTQKLLPLIADGGRILNISSGLTRLVYPGSATYASMKGAMEVLTRYQAKELGERRIRVNILAPGAIETDFGGGRVRDTREINEQIAGLTALGRVGLPDDIGDAISAILSDETGWITAQRIEASGGQGI, from the coding sequence ATGAATCAAAAAGTCGCATTAATTACCGGTGCAAACCGTGGCTTAGGCCGTGATGGCGCGTTAAAACTGGCCGCCAGAGGCACCGATATCATTCTGACCTACCGCAGCCACGCGGATGAAGCGCAGGCGGTGGTGAGAGATATTGAGGCGCTGGGCAGGCGTGCGGTCGCGCTGGCGCTGGATGTCGGCGAAATCGGGCAGTTCGATCGCTTTGCCGGCAAGGTGAAAACGGTGCTGCAACAGCAGTGGCAGCGTCACACCTTTGACTATTTAGTGAACAACGCCGGACATGGACACTATAAACCCTTTACCGACACCACCGAGGCTGAATTTGATGCGCTGATGAATGTCCATTTCAGGGGGCCTTACTTCCTGACGCAGAAACTCCTGCCGCTGATCGCTGACGGAGGACGCATCCTGAATATCTCCAGCGGGCTGACCCGGCTGGTCTATCCTGGCTCTGCCACCTATGCGTCGATGAAAGGGGCAATGGAGGTGCTGACGCGCTATCAGGCCAAAGAGCTGGGCGAACGGCGCATCCGGGTCAATATCCTGGCACCGGGGGCGATAGAGACCGATTTCGGCGGTGGCCGGGTTCGTGACACCCGCGAGATCAACGAGCAGATCGCCGGGCTGACGGCGCTGGGCCGCGTTGGCCTGCCGGATGATATCGGCGACGCCATCAGTGCGATCCTCAGTGACGAAACCGGCTGGATCACCGCGCAGCGTATCGAAGCGTCAGGCGGGCAGGGAATTTAA
- the ilvC gene encoding ketol-acid reductoisomerase, which yields MANYFNTLNLRNQLAQLGKCRFMARDEFADGASFLKGKKVVIVGCGAQGLNQGLNMRDSGLDVAYALRAEAIAEKRPSWRKATDNGFKVGTYEDLIPQADLVVNLTPDKQHSAVVQAVQPLMKDGAALGYSHGFNIVEVGESIRKDITVVMVAPKCPGTEVREEYKRGFGVPTLIAVHPENDPKGEGMAIAKAWAAATGGDRAGVLESSFVAEVKSDLMGEQTILCGMLQAGSLLCFDKLVAEGTDPAYAEKLIQFGWETITESLKFGGITLMMDRLSNPAKLRAYALSEQLKTIMAPLFQKHMDDIISGEFSSGMMADWANDDKKLLTWREETGQTAFETASQYEGKIEEQEYYDKGVVMVAMVKAGVELAFETMVDAGIIEESAYYESLHELPLIANTIARKRLYEMNVVISDTAEYGNYLFSFAAVPLLKEFMTTLQPGDLGKAIEGTQVDNAQLRDVNEAVRQHPIETVGRKLRGYMTDMKRIAVAG from the coding sequence ATGGCTAACTATTTCAACACATTGAATCTGCGCAACCAGTTAGCGCAATTAGGTAAATGCCGCTTCATGGCTCGCGACGAATTTGCAGACGGTGCCAGTTTCCTGAAAGGCAAAAAAGTCGTTATCGTTGGCTGTGGCGCACAGGGCCTGAACCAGGGTCTGAACATGCGCGATTCCGGTCTGGATGTTGCCTATGCACTGCGTGCTGAAGCGATTGCGGAAAAACGTCCTTCCTGGCGTAAAGCGACCGATAACGGTTTCAAAGTGGGCACCTACGAAGATCTGATCCCGCAGGCGGACCTGGTGGTCAACCTGACGCCGGACAAGCAGCACTCTGCTGTGGTTCAGGCTGTTCAGCCGCTGATGAAAGATGGTGCTGCACTGGGCTACTCTCACGGCTTCAACATCGTCGAAGTGGGCGAAAGCATCCGTAAAGATATCACCGTCGTCATGGTGGCACCGAAGTGCCCGGGTACGGAAGTCCGTGAAGAGTATAAGCGTGGCTTCGGCGTGCCGACCCTGATCGCGGTTCACCCGGAAAACGATCCAAAAGGCGAAGGCATGGCGATTGCCAAAGCCTGGGCTGCTGCGACCGGTGGCGACCGCGCTGGCGTACTGGAATCTTCGTTTGTTGCCGAAGTGAAATCTGACCTGATGGGCGAGCAGACCATCCTGTGCGGCATGTTGCAGGCCGGTTCACTGCTCTGCTTCGACAAGCTGGTGGCGGAAGGCACCGACCCGGCTTACGCAGAGAAACTGATCCAGTTCGGCTGGGAAACCATCACCGAGTCGCTGAAGTTTGGTGGCATCACCCTGATGATGGATCGCCTCTCTAACCCGGCGAAACTGCGCGCCTATGCGCTGTCAGAGCAGCTGAAAACCATCATGGCGCCGCTGTTCCAGAAGCACATGGATGACATCATCTCCGGCGAATTCTCCTCCGGCATGATGGCAGACTGGGCCAACGATGATAAAAAACTGCTGACCTGGCGTGAAGAGACCGGCCAGACCGCGTTCGAAACGGCCTCTCAGTACGAAGGCAAAATCGAAGAGCAGGAGTACTACGACAAAGGCGTGGTGATGGTGGCGATGGTTAAAGCGGGCGTTGAGCTGGCGTTTGAAACCATGGTTGACGCAGGCATCATCGAAGAGTCAGCTTACTATGAGTCGCTGCATGAGCTGCCGCTGATCGCAAACACCATTGCCCGTAAACGCCTGTATGAGATGAACGTGGTGATCTCCGACACCGCTGAATATGGTAACTACCTGTTCTCCTTCGCGGCGGTGCCGCTGCTGAAAGAGTTCATGACCACGCTGCAGCCTGGCGATCTGGGTAAAGCGATTGAAGGCACACAGGTCGACAACGCGCAGCTGCGTGACGTCAACGAAGCCGTTCGTCAGCATCCGATTGAAACCGTGGGCCGCAAGCTGCGTGGCTACATGACCGATATGAAGCGTATCGCTGTCGCGGGCTAA
- a CDS encoding MFS transporter — translation MQASLTDTLDKQQDPTPVNSRSKVVIASLVGTAIEFFDFYIYATAAVIVFPHIFFPQGDATVATLQSLATFAIAFVARPIGSAVFGHFGDRVGRKATLVASLLTMGISTVVIGLLPGYETIGVMAPLLLALARFGQGLGLGGEWGGAALLATENAPAKKRALYGSFPQLGAPIGFFFANGTFLLLSWLLTDEQFMQWGWRVPFILSAVLVLIGLYVRVSLHESPVFAKVQKEKKQVRVPIAALLRQHLTATILGTFIMLATYTLFYIMTVYSMSYGTTPAPAGLGIPRNSMLWMLMLAVIGFGVMVPIAGLLADRFGRRKTMITITLMIIAFSFLFPAMLGSGSQALVMVFLLLGLSIMGLTFGPMGALLPELFPTEVRYTGASFSYNLSSILGASVAPYIATWLNAHYGLQAVGFYLASMAVLTLIALLACKETRHQTLYDV, via the coding sequence ATGCAAGCCTCCCTCACAGACACACTCGACAAACAGCAGGACCCCACACCCGTTAACTCACGCAGTAAAGTGGTGATTGCGTCGCTGGTCGGAACGGCCATCGAATTCTTCGACTTTTACATTTACGCCACGGCTGCGGTCATTGTTTTCCCGCACATTTTCTTCCCGCAAGGGGATGCCACGGTCGCTACGCTCCAGTCGCTGGCTACGTTCGCTATCGCCTTTGTGGCGCGTCCGATTGGCTCGGCGGTGTTCGGCCACTTCGGTGATCGCGTAGGGCGCAAGGCCACGCTGGTGGCATCGCTGCTGACCATGGGGATCTCTACCGTGGTGATTGGCCTGCTGCCGGGCTATGAAACCATCGGCGTGATGGCGCCACTGCTGCTGGCGCTGGCGCGTTTCGGTCAGGGGCTGGGGCTGGGCGGTGAATGGGGCGGTGCGGCGCTGCTGGCTACCGAGAATGCGCCCGCGAAGAAGCGTGCGCTTTATGGCTCCTTCCCTCAGCTGGGTGCGCCGATTGGCTTTTTCTTCGCAAACGGGACCTTTCTGCTGCTCTCCTGGCTGCTGACCGACGAGCAGTTTATGCAGTGGGGCTGGCGCGTGCCCTTTATCCTCTCCGCCGTGCTGGTGCTGATTGGCCTCTATGTGCGCGTGTCGCTGCATGAGAGTCCGGTGTTCGCCAAAGTGCAGAAAGAGAAGAAGCAGGTCCGGGTGCCGATTGCCGCGCTGCTGCGTCAGCATCTGACCGCCACTATTCTCGGCACCTTTATTATGCTGGCGACCTATACGCTGTTCTACATCATGACTGTCTACTCAATGAGCTACGGGACCACACCCGCACCTGCCGGTCTGGGTATACCGCGTAACAGTATGCTGTGGATGCTGATGCTGGCGGTGATTGGCTTTGGGGTGATGGTGCCGATTGCCGGGCTGCTGGCGGATCGCTTTGGTCGTCGCAAGACCATGATCACCATTACGCTGATGATTATCGCGTTTTCGTTCCTGTTCCCGGCGATGCTCGGTTCCGGTTCACAGGCGCTGGTAATGGTGTTCCTGCTGCTGGGGCTGAGTATTATGGGCCTGACGTTTGGCCCGATGGGCGCGCTGCTGCCGGAGCTGTTCCCGACGGAAGTGCGTTACACCGGTGCTTCGTTCTCCTATAACCTCTCCTCCATTCTGGGTGCCTCGGTAGCGCCTTATATCGCGACCTGGCTGAATGCGCACTATGGCCTGCAGGCAGTGGGATTCTATCTGGCGTCGATGGCGGTGCTGACGCTGATTGCACTGCTCGCCTGTAAAGAGACGCGCCATCAGACGCTGTATGACGTGTAA
- the ilvY gene encoding HTH-type transcriptional activator IlvY — translation MDLRDLKLFLHLAESCHFGRSARAMHVSPSTLSRQIQRLEEDVGHALFLRDNRTVTLTEAGERLRQFAQQTLLQYQQLRHVMDLNGPSLSGELRLFCSVTAAYSHLPPILDRFRAEHPQVEIKLDTGDAADAVEKVHSGDADLAIAGRPETLPASIDFMPLGLIPLVLIAPALPCAVRTQATQPQPDWSKIPFILPVQGPARRRIDLWFRRHRIPNPLIYATVSGHEAIVSMVALGCGIALLPDVVLENSPEPVRNRVLMLENVESVAPFELGICVQKKRLGEPLISAFWSQL, via the coding sequence ATGGATTTACGGGATCTGAAACTGTTTCTTCATCTGGCAGAAAGCTGCCACTTCGGGCGCAGCGCGCGGGCGATGCATGTCAGCCCCTCCACGTTGTCGCGCCAGATTCAGCGGCTGGAGGAGGATGTCGGTCATGCGCTGTTCCTGCGCGATAACCGCACCGTGACGCTGACGGAGGCGGGTGAACGCCTGCGCCAGTTTGCCCAGCAGACGCTGTTGCAGTATCAGCAGCTGCGCCATGTGATGGATCTGAATGGCCCGTCGCTGAGCGGCGAGCTGCGCCTGTTCTGCTCGGTGACGGCGGCCTACAGCCATCTGCCGCCTATCCTCGACCGCTTTCGTGCGGAACATCCGCAGGTCGAGATCAAACTGGATACTGGCGATGCCGCAGATGCGGTGGAAAAAGTGCACTCCGGCGATGCCGATTTAGCGATAGCGGGTCGCCCTGAAACCCTGCCCGCCAGCATCGATTTTATGCCCCTGGGGCTGATTCCGCTGGTGCTGATCGCGCCCGCTCTGCCCTGCGCCGTGCGCACCCAGGCCACGCAGCCACAGCCCGACTGGTCAAAAATTCCCTTTATCCTGCCCGTGCAGGGCCCGGCGCGGCGGCGTATCGACCTCTGGTTCCGCCGTCATCGCATCCCGAATCCGTTAATTTACGCCACGGTGTCGGGGCATGAAGCGATTGTCTCGATGGTGGCGCTGGGCTGCGGCATTGCGCTACTGCCAGATGTGGTGCTGGAAAACAGCCCGGAACCGGTGCGTAACCGCGTGCTGATGCTGGAGAATGTGGAGTCTGTCGCGCCGTTTGAGCTGGGCATCTGCGTACAAAAAAAGCGGCTCGGTGAGCCGCTTATCAGTGCGTTCTGGAGCCAGCTGTAA
- the ilvD gene encoding dihydroxy-acid dehydratase, protein MPKYRSATTTHGRNMAGARALWRATGMTDDDFGKPIIAVVNSFTQFVPGHVHLRDLGKLVAEQIEAAGGVAKEFNTIAVDDGIAMGHGGMLYSLPSRELIADSVEYMVNAHCADAMVCISNCDKITPGMLMASLRLNIPVIFVSGGPMEAGKTKLSDQIIKLDLVDAMIQGANPNVSDADSEQIERSACPTCGSCSGMFTANSMNCLTEALGLSQPGNGSLLATHADRKELFINAGKRIVSLTKRYYEQDDENVLPRNIASKAAFENAMTLDIAMGGSTNTVLHLLAAAQEGDIDFNISDIDRLSRKVPQLCKVAPSTPKYHMEDVHRAGGVYAILGELDRAGLFDSSARNILQQTMRETLDQYDIMLTQDQAVKDMFRAGPAGIRTTQAFSQSCRWDTLDDDRAEGCIRTRENAYSQDGGLAVLYGNIAEDGCIVKTAGVDKEILTFTGPAKVYESQDDAVEAILGGKVVAGDVVVIRYEGPKGGPGMQEMLYPTTYLKSMGLGKSCALITDGRFSGGTSGLSIGHASPEAANGGTIALVKDGDTIEIDIPNRGIKLAVPDNELHARREEQQARGDAAYTPVNRQREVSFALRAYASLATSADKGAVRDKSKLGG, encoded by the coding sequence ATGCCTAAGTACCGTTCCGCTACCACCACCCACGGCCGCAACATGGCGGGTGCCCGTGCCCTCTGGCGCGCAACAGGAATGACCGACGACGATTTCGGCAAACCGATTATCGCCGTCGTCAACTCCTTCACCCAGTTTGTGCCGGGCCACGTCCATCTGCGCGATCTGGGTAAGCTGGTTGCTGAGCAGATTGAAGCGGCAGGTGGCGTAGCCAAAGAGTTCAACACGATCGCGGTGGATGACGGTATTGCCATGGGCCATGGCGGCATGCTCTATTCCCTGCCTTCGCGTGAGCTGATCGCTGACTCTGTCGAGTACATGGTCAACGCACACTGTGCCGATGCCATGGTCTGCATCTCGAACTGCGACAAGATCACGCCGGGAATGCTGATGGCGTCACTGCGCCTGAACATCCCGGTGATCTTCGTCTCCGGCGGCCCGATGGAGGCCGGTAAAACCAAACTGTCCGACCAGATCATCAAACTGGATCTGGTGGATGCGATGATTCAGGGGGCGAACCCCAACGTCAGCGATGCCGACAGCGAGCAGATCGAACGCTCTGCCTGTCCGACCTGCGGCTCCTGCTCTGGTATGTTCACCGCTAACTCCATGAACTGCCTGACCGAAGCTCTCGGCCTGTCGCAGCCGGGCAACGGCTCGCTGCTGGCCACCCACGCCGACCGTAAAGAGCTGTTCATCAATGCCGGTAAGCGTATCGTCAGCCTGACCAAACGTTACTACGAGCAGGATGACGAAAACGTCCTGCCGCGAAATATCGCCAGTAAGGCGGCGTTTGAAAATGCGATGACGCTGGATATCGCGATGGGCGGCTCCACCAATACCGTCCTGCACCTGCTGGCGGCGGCGCAGGAGGGCGATATCGACTTCAACATCTCTGACATCGACCGCCTGTCACGCAAAGTGCCTCAGCTCTGTAAAGTGGCACCCAGCACCCCAAAATACCACATGGAAGATGTGCACCGTGCGGGTGGCGTCTATGCGATTCTCGGCGAGCTGGATCGCGCTGGCCTGTTTGACAGCAGCGCCCGCAACATCCTGCAGCAGACCATGCGTGAAACGCTGGATCAGTACGACATCATGCTGACTCAGGATCAGGCGGTAAAAGATATGTTCCGCGCGGGCCCTGCCGGTATCCGTACCACCCAGGCGTTCTCGCAGAGCTGCCGCTGGGATACGCTTGATGACGATCGTGCTGAAGGCTGCATCCGCACCCGCGAAAACGCTTATTCGCAGGATGGCGGTCTGGCCGTGCTCTACGGCAACATTGCGGAAGATGGCTGCATCGTGAAAACCGCAGGCGTAGATAAAGAGATCCTCACCTTTACCGGCCCGGCCAAAGTCTATGAAAGCCAGGATGACGCGGTAGAAGCGATTCTGGGCGGCAAAGTGGTGGCGGGCGACGTGGTCGTTATCCGCTACGAAGGGCCAAAAGGGGGGCCGGGTATGCAGGAGATGCTCTATCCGACCACCTACCTGAAATCGATGGGCCTGGGCAAAAGCTGTGCCCTGATCACCGACGGTCGCTTCTCGGGTGGCACGTCCGGCCTCTCAATCGGTCACGCCTCGCCGGAAGCGGCTAACGGCGGCACCATTGCGCTGGTCAAGGATGGTGACACCATCGAGATCGATATCCCTAATCGCGGCATTAAACTCGCCGTGCCGGACAACGAACTGCACGCCCGTCGTGAAGAGCAGCAGGCGCGTGGCGATGCGGCCTATACGCCGGTCAATCGTCAGCGTGAAGTCTCCTTTGCGCTGCGTGCTTACGCATCACTCGCGACCAGCGCCGACAAAGGTGCGGTCCGCGATAAGAGCAAGCTGGGAGGCTAA
- the yhjD gene encoding inner membrane protein YhjD — translation MTDKQENPQETSPEKPLIDFKTGNHTVDKSIVRVSRFVSWFQSIPAVAHFIRALDRFNDRLGSQFGAAITYFSFLSLIPILMVSFAAVGFVLASNQDLLTDIINKIVSSISDPTLATTLKNTVNTAIQQRATVGITGLLLALYSGLNWMGNLREAIRAQSRDVWERQPDDKEKIWKRYIRDFLSLTGLMLALVITLSLTSVAGSAQATIVSALGLDGIDWLRPALTIIATSISVMANYLLFLWIFWILPRHKPRRKALFRGTLLAAIGFEVIKFVMTLTLPKLATSPSGAAFGSVLGLMAFFYFFARLTLFCAAWIATAKYKDDPQMPQAGSAKQKAS, via the coding sequence ATGACAGACAAGCAGGAAAACCCACAGGAAACGTCGCCGGAAAAGCCGCTTATCGACTTCAAAACCGGTAATCACACCGTGGATAAATCGATCGTTCGCGTGTCGCGTTTCGTCAGCTGGTTTCAGTCTATTCCGGCCGTGGCGCACTTTATCCGTGCTCTCGATCGCTTCAACGACCGGCTCGGCAGCCAGTTTGGCGCGGCCATTACCTATTTCTCTTTTTTATCGCTGATCCCGATCCTGATGGTGTCGTTCGCAGCCGTAGGTTTTGTGCTGGCATCGAATCAGGATCTGCTGACCGATATCATCAACAAAATCGTCAGCAGCATCAGCGACCCGACGCTGGCCACCACGCTGAAGAATACGGTGAACACTGCGATTCAGCAGCGCGCCACGGTGGGGATTACCGGTTTGCTGCTGGCGCTCTACTCCGGTCTGAACTGGATGGGGAATCTGCGTGAAGCGATTCGCGCGCAGTCGCGCGACGTCTGGGAGCGGCAGCCGGATGACAAAGAGAAGATCTGGAAACGCTATATCCGCGACTTTCTGTCGCTGACCGGCCTGATGCTGGCGCTGGTGATTACGCTGTCGCTGACCTCGGTGGCTGGCTCTGCGCAGGCGACCATCGTGAGCGCACTGGGGCTGGATGGCATCGACTGGCTGCGGCCTGCCCTGACCATTATCGCCACCTCGATTTCCGTCATGGCTAACTACCTTCTGTTCCTCTGGATTTTCTGGATACTGCCGCGTCATAAGCCGCGCAGGAAGGCGCTGTTTCGCGGCACCCTGCTGGCAGCCATCGGTTTTGAGGTGATTAAGTTTGTGATGACGCTGACGCTGCCGAAGCTGGCGACCTCGCCTTCAGGGGCGGCATTTGGTTCAGTGCTGGGCCTGATGGCGTTTTTCTACTTCTTCGCCCGTCTGACGCTCTTCTGTGCCGCCTGGATCGCCACGGCTAAATATAAAGACGATCCGCAGATGCCTCAGGCGGGCAGCGCAAAACAGAAAGCATCGTAA